GTTTTGTTTTAATCTTGATACTAGCTCATTGACATTGAGTGAGCCATTTTGGTCTAAATTTTCTAAAGAAATTTTCACATTTTCAACATTGCTTAAAGCACTTGCACTAGTTTGTAAGCTAAAAGCATAGGCAAATACACTAAAAGCGGTGAAAATCGCTATTTTTCTTACCAAGATTTGCCCTTGTTGAGTTCTACAAACTCATCATAGCTCACAAATTTCATCTCTCCATTTTCTACTAAAAATCTAGCTGGACGGCTTGGATTATATTTTGTCACCTTGTCGCCGATCTTTAGCTCAATGTTGCCATTTCCACAAACTACGAGCTGCCTTTGGTCTAAATTTATATTTATGCTTTTGCTTGTGTCGTTTGATATTTTTTGACCATTTTCAAGATTAATTATCCCTATCCAGACACGTTGTTTTGGTGTAATGACCGCCTCATTTAGTGGCTTTGTAATGTTTTGCTCTATCTTAGGAGCTGGCTGAGCTGCCATGCTTGGCTTTACAGCATTTTGCTCCATGCTCGCAGGACTTGTTGCCACATTTTGTTCAACTGGAGCTGAAATTTTCAAGTCTGATGCGTTTGCTTCTATTTTAGGGCTATTTTGAGAGATGGTGATATTTGTATCAATGATATTTTTCTTCACCTCATTTACTATGCTTGACTGAGAATAGCTCACGCTTTTATTCTCATCATTTAAAAACGATAAAAAATTCTCGATATATTTGTAAGCATCAAAATGATATGCCCCACCAGCGATAATAGCTAAAATGATGAGCCAAAATAAAAATCCAATGCCGCCACTACCGCTTTGTTTTTGTATGGTAATATCTTTTGGAGTGTAAGAAGAAATTTTTGGAGTAACTTTAGTTTTGTGACTCTCATCTGGAGTATTTTCTTGCATAAAGGCATCATATTCAGCGAGCAACTCGCTCAAATCAACATCATATTCACGTTGCAAAATCTTGGCATAGCCCCTAATATTTAAACGTGATAATTTTTCAAAATTTTTATCAAAAATATATTGTAAAAATGTAGGCTCAATATGCGTTTTACGTGAAATTTCCTTTATACCTATCTCTTTTAAATTCTCTAATTCATTCATCTATCATCCTGTCACAAATTATTGCAAAAGCTGCACTTACATTTAAGGAGTCCCAGCCCTCTTTTAACTTTATACCAATACACTCATCACACTTTACTAGAGCCTTTTGTGGTATGCCTTCGCCCTCTGAGCCCATCACCAAAGCTCTTTTACCGGCAAACTTCATCTCTTTTACGTTTTTACCATTACTTGCGGTTGCATAAATTTTAAAACCAAATTGCTTTAGTTCATTTAATAAACTAAGCCCATCTTCAAAAATCGCTATTGGTATCTCATAAGCAGCGCCGCTACTTGATCTTAAAACGCCTTGCATATTTATACTTTTTGCCACTATCACAAGGCCTTCGCAGCCTAGAGCATAGGCACTTCTAGCGATAGCACCGATATTGCCAACATCGCTTATACCATAAAGAATAGCGATAAAATTTAGCTTTTTAAGCTCAGCAATGTCTGAAAATTCAAATTCACTAACATTCGCTAAAAAACCTTGATGGTTTCCACCGCGAGCTAAAGACTGTGCTTTTTGATTATCCACGCGAATAATTTTTTTGCCCGTACCACAAATTTTATAGAAGAGTTTTTTGTCACACTCTTTTGATAGATATATCTCTTCTAATATCTGTGGTCGCTTGTTCAAAATATGTAAAAATAGTTGTTTTCCGTATATTATCATGGTAACTTATGGTAGCTAAAGTCAATTAAAATTTAACTTATTTTTGTATGTAACTAGAGTAAATTTTACACTTTCGTTTCAATGTCACTTAGTAGTTTTGCGGCCTATAATTTAAGCTTTCGTAAGTTCATCATATATCTTTTTTACATCTTCTCCAGTTATTTTGTTAAGCAATTTTGCTTTTACTTTTGGAGCAAGATCAAGCAAAAGTATCTCATCTTTTGTGATATTTTGAGTGGCTGTTTTGTCACTTTTTGAGATGACAATCGCCCACTCTCCACTTAAATTTGCTTTTTCTAAAATTTGGACTAAATTTTTAGCACTATCTTTAAACTTACTCTCAAATTTTTTTGTGGCCTCTTTTATGGCAAAAATTTCTCTCTCAGGTTCTAGATTTGCGATACTTTGTACTAAGCCTAGTATGCGTTTTGGACTTTCATAGATCACAGCTGGATAGGCCAAATTTAGAGCATTTTGGATGGCCAAAGACCTATCTCTACCAGTATTTGGCAAAAATCCTAAAAAGACAAATTCCTTATCACAAAGTCCACTTGCAACCACACTTAAAAGTGCGGCATTTGCTCCACTTAAAATTTCATATTTAATGTTGTTTTTTTGAGCGTATCTTACTAGACTAACGCCTGGATCGCTGATGCCTGGCATGCCAGCATCGCTCATGTAAGCTACATTTTTACTAAAAAAATCATCACTTAAATTTGTGAAAAAGTCATCTTCATTATGAGTGTGAAGTGGGATAAATTTTGATATATTTATACTTGCGTCAAAGCGTTCATTTAGTAGGTTTACAAGACTTTTACAGACTCTTGTATCTTCGCAAATAGCTATCTCGCATTCACGCAAAATTCTAATCGCACGAAGCGAGATATCTTCTAAATTTCCTATTGGAGTAGGAATAAAGTAGAGCAAGGCTTATTTTTGAGCGTATTTTTTCTTAAATTTCTCAACACGGCCAGCACTGTCAACTATCTTTTCGCTGCCTGTGAAAAATGGGTGGCACTTGTCGCAAATATCAATTCTGATCTCGCTTTTGTTTGACTTTGTTTTAAAAGTGTTTCCGCAAGCACAAGTTACAGTGCAATCTACGTATTCTGGATGGATATCTTTTTTCATCATTTTTCCTTTATTATTTTTGGGCTAATTATCTACATTAAAAGTTGCTGATTATATAAAAAGAAATCTAAAAATCAAATAAATTAAGTCAGGAATTTTGCGGCCACTGAGATAACCGCAGTCTGCGATCTTAAGGTGTTTTTAGTATTTAAGCAGTAGCTATTTTTAAATTTAGCCATCTCATCCTCGCTAAATCCACCCTCTGGACCGATTATTAAAAGCCCATCATCTTTTTTCTCATTTAAGCTTTTACCACCAAAATTTATAGCTGAGACATTTTTATACACACTCATTAGCTCGTCCAAATTTTTATAAACTTCAAACTCCATTAGCGATGTTCGTCCGCACTGCTCGCAAGAGAGAGCATTTATGTAGTTTAGCCTTTCAATATCTATCTTAAAATTTGCTTGAGAAAATTTAGTATAGACAAAAGCTATTTTGCCAACGCCAAGTTCATTTAAAAATGGCAATGTCTTTTCTATCGTCTTTGGATCAACGATAGCCCAAGCGATCGTAAAGTCGATTTTTTGCTCGCTATTTGAGCTGGCAAAAATAAGGCTTAAGCTCGCACTTCGCCTATCAATCTCATCAATTTCATAGATATACTCTTTAAAATCTCGTAAATTTCTAACACTTATTCGCTCACCAGCTTGCATTCTTCTAGCTTTTAGGTGCAAAAAAGCTTCATTTACTATCTTTAAACTTTCATTACCTGCATTTTTATCATATAAAAATTTCATCTAAATCCCTGCAATTACGACTAAAATAAGATCACAAAATCCCTTAATAAGGGCAAATTTTTTAAATTTTTCTAAGTCACTATTAGCTGCATAAATTTTTAGCCTTTTAAAACCTATGGCACTAAGTGCGATTAAAATTATTAAGATGATTAACATTTTTATGGCATTAAATTTAAACTCATATCCGTAATACGCCCATAAAATAAGTCCAGTTAGCACAAGAAAACTAAGCAACATATGATAAATCGGTAAAAAATATCTTATACGAAGCACATAGTTTTTGCTATTGCTGATAAACTGAGTAAGTATTAAATAAAGTATATTACAGGCAACTAGTGCATAAAAAAATATCACATGAAAAGGCAAAGTGTATGCAAAAAGCGAGGAGAGATGTTCGTTCATTTCTTATCTTTAGAAGGCTCGTTCTCTTCCACAACTGGCTCAGGCGGGAGTTGTTCATCGATTGTGACATTTGCGTCTGGTTGGGCTATGGTCACATCACTAGGCACTGGCTCGCTAATATCATTTTTAGCCTCATCTTTATCTCCACAACCCGCAAATAGACCAGCTATAAATAAAAAAGAAGTTATAATTTTTTTCATCAAACGTCCTTTGGAATTTCTATTTTTAATCTATTTTTCATTTTCTCGAATAAATTTTTATCTTCCCACTCTTCTATGATAGCGTCTGAAAATTTGATCTCATCTAGCTTTATCTCGCCCATTTGCGCATTTACGGCGTCCTCTTTAAAGCACTGCGCATAGCCAGTATCAGTCTCATGCACGATAATACTATGAAGCTTCACTTCACGCTCACCGTTATTCATCACGCTAAGTTCAAGCAGTCGCTCTATCATAACAAAAAATATGCGGCAAAACTGCTCTGCACTTGGATTTAGCGGGATCTCGATCCATCTTGCCGAGTGCTTTTTTAGATCATTTTTATACTCATCATTATCGCCTGAAAATATTGTCGTAGCGTGATCAAAACTATCAATGATCGTTTTTATATTTTGCTTCATCAAGCCAAAGTCATAGACCATGCCGGCATTATCAAGAAAATTTGAGCTAAGTAAAATTTCAGCCACATAGCTGTGTCCGTGGATGCTAGTCCTACAACGCTTTGAGCTACAAAATCTCACAATATGTGCATTTTCAAATCTAAAAAGCTTTCTAATAATCATCAAACACCTTCTTTATCGCTCCAAAGCCTGATGTGGATACGCTCCGAGTAGTTAAATCCATACTTTATGGCAAATTCTGCCGTCTTTAAAGCATTTTTACTAAGCTCTGCTCTATCTGCACCCATCGCCATGCACCAAACTGGCAAATCCACTTGACTTTTTACATTTATAATTTCGTCTAACTCGCTTTTGTCAAAGTGCGAGAGGACAAATTTCAAAAAGCTACTTCTTGCATTATTTTTAATAGCTAAAATAGCGTCTAAATTTATGCGTTTTTGCTCGCTAACTCCGCTATTTGCTAGCTTTACTCCGAGTGCAAAATGGCAATTTTTATAAATTTCATACTTAGCAAAATCAATTAAGGTAGTGCCATTTGTCTCAAAATGTACTTCATAATCTTCAAGCAATTTCTTTACCAAATTTATAAAATTTTCATTTTCATGCCAGATGAGCGGCTCGCCGCCGGTTAAAACAATGATCGGTTTTTGCATTAAGCCTTTGCATAGGTTATCAACTATGCCTAAAATTTCATCTACACTATAAATTTTATAATTAAAATGCCCTTTAAAAACAGCCCTTATGCTATCACATCCTAGTAAGCTTTCGCCAGTTTTTAAAGACTTTGTTTGCACGCCAAAGCCAGAGCAGTTTAAGTTGCAGCCTAAAAAGCGTAAAAATATAGCGAGTCTACCTTGGTAAGCTCCTTCGCCTTGGATGCTTAAAAACGCCTCAACTAGCTCTAGCTCTTTGCTCATCAACCACCAGTTTGATAAAAGGCACGCGAAGAGGTTTCATTGCTAGCACCTATCGCCCATTTGTTCTCTTTTGGCTTGTTTGCTAGTACTTGCCTTAAAATTTCACTTGCAGCTACGATATCACCTTTTTCAACCGCTTTTTTGATGCTAAGAGCCTCTTCAAAGTAAAGGCAAGGTATCAAAAGCCCCTCGGCACTTAGCCTGATACGGTTGCAACTCTCGCAAAAGTCGTGCTTATGCGGATCAATGATACCAAATTTATAACCATCATCAAGTCTATAAATAGACGCAGGCGCATTTAGTAGTTTTCTATCTTTTGTGACATTATATTTTTGTGAGATGATTTTTAAAATTTCATCGCTACTTAGCCCTTTTAGATCATCTTTTGCGTGTGAATTTTCCATATACTCAATAAATCTGATCTGAGAATCTCTAAATTTAGCAAACTCAAGCAAATTTATAAGCTCATCATCATTTACGCCTTTTAGTGCGACAGTGTTGATTTTTACCTTTAATCCAGCATCATGAGCTGCTTCAAAGCCAGCTAAAACTTCGTGCAAGACGCTTTTTTGTGCGATAAATTTAGCCTTTTGCTCATTTAGTGTATCAAGCGACATATTTATGCGCTTTAGTCCAGCATCTTTTAGTCTTTTGGCAAAGTGTGAAAGCATATAGCCATTTGTAGTAAGTGCTAGATCGATGTCTGGATTATAATCACTTATCATCTTTATAAAAACGTCCAAGTCCTTACGTACAAGCGGTTCGCCTCCAGTGATTCTTATCTTTTTTATACCTTCATCGATAGCCACTTTTACAAATAAAAATAGCTCTTCAAAGGTTAATAAATTCTCCCTTGGCGTCCAGCTAAATGGCGTTGTAGGCATGCAATACCTACACCTAAAGTTGCAACGCTGAGTTACAGAAATCCTTAAATAATCAACAACCCGACCATATTTATCAATTAGCATAAAGCACCTTCTTAAGCTTGGTTAGAGCTTTTTATAATTTTTCAATTATATGTTAAAAGATTTAAATCAAAATAAAAATTTAAGCCAATTTTTGTAGTTTAAGAGTGGATTAGTCTTTTTAAAATTAGCCTGTAAATTTAGGCTAATTTATGAAATTTAAGCACAAATTCGACTCGCCCCATTCCAACATGAAGGTCCTTTGCGATCATCGCTGCAATTTTTCCATCTTTAAACATTTTTAAAATTTGCTCTTCTTCATTGATGACACTTGGTGCGATTTTATTAATATCTCTTGTTCGCTCTTCAAGACTAACTATCCTATCTTTTTGCTCTGTTGCAAAATCATCAATTACTCGCTCAATACTCTTAATCGCACGAATTATTGGTACAATCTTTTCATTTATTTGCAAATCAATATTTTCTTTTATCTGTTTTTTAAGTGGCTCATATTGTTCACTATTTTTAAATGCCTCGCCCTCAAGCATTGAAATTTGTTTTTTTAGATTGAAATTTTCTTGCATAACGCTTTCTATCGCTCGCTCAAATCTCGCAAATTTTTTATTTGTCTCACTATCTTTTATCAACATTAAAGCTACTATTATCGCCAAAACGATACCAAAGCCTAAAAAAATATAAATTTCCATATTTTTCCTTTACGAATTCGCTCTCATTTCTCTTATCATTACACGCTCTCTAGCTGTTACGTAAGCGTTCCAGTCGGCTTCATCCTCTTCGTGCATATTTTCTATCTTTGCTAAGTTTTCACTAACAGCTCTTAAATAAAGACTCAAATTTCTCTTTGGAAAGATAGGCATAGCAATCCTTGCGTAGTAAATTTCATCTTTTATAAATTTTTCTTCACTTATTTTGATGTGTGTAAAACCGATTTCTTCGATACTCGTCCTCTCTTTTAGTGGCAAATATTGCTTATGTTCGTTTTTAATATAATCACTCAGCGCATCAACTTTTCTATGAAGCTCGATCAGCAAAGTTAATAAAACTTGATCGCTCTCTTTGGTTTCGCCACGTGATTTAGCTCGTTTTAGCCAAGCCCCAAGTGCATCCTCTTCGCCCGGCAAGATGGAGTCAAACTCTCTTTTAAATTTCTCGCTCCCATCTTTATCAGACTCAAATTCCATATCAAGAGGTGCTTTAAACAGCTTAATCTCGCTCATAATACGCTAATCCAAACAAAGATAAAAAATAAAATTCCCAGATAGCCATTTAACGTAAAAAATGCTCTATCTATCTTGCTAAAGTCGCGTCTTACGATCCTATGCTCAAGAAATAAAATAACGCCACTTACTAAAATTCCAAAAAATGCCATCGCTCCAAGCCCAGCTGCCCAAGCAAAAAGTAGCCAAAATATAAAAGCTAAAGCGTGAAAAATGGCTGATAAAAAAAGTGTAGCCTTGTCGCCATAAATAGCTGGTATGCTAAAGAGCTTGTTTTCTTTATCAAATTTCATATCTTGAAGCGAGTAAAGCAAGTCAAATCCAGCTACCCAAAATGTCACACCAAGGCAAAGCAGCACGCTCCAAAGCGGTATAGCAGCGCTCACTGCGACAACGCCAGCAATGGGAGCAAGACCTAAGCTAAGGCCAAGCACCAGATGTGCTAGCTCGCTAAAGCGCTTAAATAGCGAATATCCACCAAGAACAGCTAAAATAGGAAAACTTAGCCAAAATGCGAGCGAATTTATAAAATAAGCGCATACGATAAAAATAAACGCATTTGCCGCAATAAAAAGCTGCATATTGCTTCTACCGATACGACCATCAACGCTTGGACGGCTCGCAGTTCGCGGATTTAGCTTATCGATATCTTCATCTTTGTATCTATTAAAAGCCATAGCAAAATTTCTAGCACTAACAGCGCAAAAAGTACCTAAGATAAGCAGTTTTAAGCCAAACCAAGCCGAGCCACTTTCTATCTTGCTAGCAACTATCATAGCAACAAAAATAAAAGGCAAAGCAAAAACAGAATGCTTAAAAACGATAAGTTCAGCGATAATTTTTAATTTTTCTATCATTTGATAAATTTCCATTTTCTTTAAAAATGGTTGATTTTACACCATTTTGCTTTAAATTTGAATTTATATTATCATTACAAGATTAATTTAAAACAAAGGTTTATTATGGGAAAAGTAGCGATTATTGGAGATAGTTTTAGTGCGTTATTTACGGCTTACGAATTAGCTAAAAAAGGTGAAGAAATTTTAATTATTAGCAGCCAAAAAGATGATTTTACAAATGGAATTTTAGCGCCTTTTGGCACACACGCTCTTGCAAAAGATGGAGCGATATCTAGCTCATTTATGGGGCTAGTTAGCAAAAAAAGCGAGCTTGATATAAGTATTTGCTTAAATGAAAATTTTAGAGCTTGGATGACAAATTTTACACTTAAATCAACCAAAGCTCACGACAAAAAGATGCAAATTTTGTTTTCAAAATTTGGTAAGAAAAGCTTTGAAATTTTAAGAGAGCTAAACAACAAATATCCGCAGATAAATTTCGATGAGAGCGGTATTTATCTACTTTTTAGCAATGACGAAAGCTTTAAAAAAAGGCTTGATGAGATAAAGGTTGCCCATAGCGAGCAAGAAATTTTAAGCGTAGATAAAGAGCTAGCAAATTTTGGGCTAATAAATAAAAATATAAAAGGCGCTATAAATTTAGTCAAAAACGCAAGTATTGACACAAATGAGCTAAAAAAAGCTTTGATAAATGAGCTAAATTCTCTTGGGGCAAAATTTATAAATGATGAAATTTATGAGCTAAAAACGCAGGGGCAAATAGTGCAAAAAGCTACCGGCAATAACGCCGAATATGAGGCCGATAACTTTGTGATAGCTTCAAAAAATTTAGAGCTTTCAAATAAACTAGGCACGAGCTTAAATGCGATTTTGGCTAAATTTTATACTATTGATCTTAGCCTAAATGAAGGGCAAATCCCTAAAAAACCAATCATTTTAAATGATCTATTTGCCAAAATTTATCCAACTAAAAATGGCGTTATGATTATTACAAATTTACAAGTCGGCGCTATCGATACGCTTGTTAAAACTGAAAAGATTAATGCATTTTTAAATGAACTAAAGATACATCTTGGTATAAGCGAGCTAAAAGAGCCTAGCTTTAGGGCAAACTACGTACTTCTTAGCTCAAACGATAAGCCAGCTCTTGGACGCGATAACATATATAGTAACTTGATCTATAACCAAGCTTATGGACTAAATGAACTTAGTTTTGCTCCGTATTTTGCCAGTGTTTTGGCTAGTCTTATAAAAGATAGCAAAAATAACGAGGAAAATGATGAAATTTTACTCTTTAGCTCGTTTTACGAGGGCTAGACTTGTTTAAAGAATTTGCAATAATTGGCACCACAGCAAGTGGCAAGAGCGATCTTGCATTTGAGCTTGCAAAGGAGCTTAATGGCGTCATCTTAAGCCTTGATTCGCTTGCACTTTATAAAGAGATAGATATCGCCAGCGCAAAGCCAAATAAAGAGCAGCTTGAAGCCATAAAGCACTTTGGTGTAGATGAAATTTATCCTGATGAAGAATTTAGCGTTGGGGCATTTTTTGAAATTTATAAAAATGCAAAGGGTTTTGCACGCTCACAAGACTGCCCACTCATCATCACAGGAGGTAGCGGATTTTATCTAAAATCAATGCTTAGCGGACTTGCACCAGATGTGCCAAAATGTGAGCTAAATTTAAGCAATGAAGAAATTTATAAACTAGCTATAAAAATCGATCCTGAGTTTGCAAGTAAATTTAGCCAAAACGACTCTTATCGCCTCGAAAAGTGGTATCAAATTTATAAATTTAGTAACCAAATTCCAAGCATTTGGCTAAGAGAAAATACTAAAGAGAGCATCATAAAAGAGCTAGCGATATTTGAAATTTTATGGGATAAAGATGAGCTTAGAGAACGTATCAAGAAAAGAACAAAAGGCATGCTTGAAGCTGGGCTCATAGATGAGGCAAAATTTTTATTTGATAAATACAAAAGTGAGCCAAAACCACTAAAATCAATAGGTTTAAAAGAGTGCAAGCAATTTTTAGATAAAGAAATTTCTCAAAACGAGCTTGAAGAGCTCATAGCTACGCACACGGCTCAGTTAGCAAAACGCCAGCGAACCTTTAATCGCTCGCAGTTTGAAAAAAAATTCGTGGGTGATTTGGATCAAATTAGAAGTGAAATTCTAAAATTCTTAAGAGAATAAAACTAGCCCACAAGGGCTAGTTAATAAAATCAAATAGGCATTACCCTAATTTTTGGGCTTAAGCTCTCTTGTAAGACATTTTCAATCGCATAAAGAGTACCAGTTGAGCCACTTGCACAGCCTGAGCAAGCACCAAGATAGCGGATATAAATATCAGTATTTTCTCCGTTATCATTTCTGATATCTAAAATTTCTAAATTTCCGCCATCCATCTCAAGCATTGGGCGAATTTCTTTATCTATGACAGACTCTACTGCTTTTAACTGCCCTACCATCGTCATATTTTCAAAGGTAATGTCACCTAAAGTATGATTTGCTTGGGCATTTGCCTGAGCTTCGATCTTCTCACGCTCCATTTCAGCCCTAGTATCACGCAAAATATCCACCAAATAATATTCTCTTTTTTCATGGCCACCAGGCTTTACGCAAGACTTGCAAAATGCACCAGCTTTGGTGTATTGCGTGATCTCTTCAACTGTGTGAAGGTCATTTAGTCTTATCACTTCTTTTATCGTACCAAGGCTTACCCTAGCACACTCGCAAACGATGATCTCATCTTCAAAATGCTCTGGGTCTATGCCTTTATAGCTTGCGGCTGCTGCTTTTATAACATCATACGCCATAACGGAGCAGTGCATCTTTTGAGGTGGAACTGCTGGCGTTTCTGGATTGTCGCGCATAGCCTTTTCGACATCAAGGTTTGTGATCTTGACTGCTTCATCAACTGTTTTGCCAATACAAAGCTCAGCCATCGTATCAGAGCTAGCTATCGCTGTACCACAGCCAAAGCTTTTAAATTTAGCATCTATTATTTTGTCTGTCTTTTCGTCAACAAGCCAGTATAGCCTAACCGCATCACCGCAGCTTTCTGCACCAAAGTCAGCCACAATAAGCTTTGCGTTTGCCTTTTTAGCATCTTCTTCGGTTATCTCTCCCATAAATTTAGGATTATTCATCCTATCTTGCACTACCTTAGAATACTCATCCCAGATAGAGCCTCCGATCAAATTATTCTTTGCCATGTTATTTTCCTTTAAATTTTATAATCCACTCTTATGCCATTCTGGGGCGTAGGCAAATGTACTAGAGATACCTCTTAGTCTATTTACTGCTTTTGTTATGTGCTCGATCGCATAATCAATCTCTTCTTCTGTATTAAATCTAGAAAGAGATAGTCTAAGTGCGGTGTGAGCTAGCTCTTTATCTGCCCCTATAGCCTCCATTATTGGGTTACTCTCTAATGTTTCACTTGCACATGCTGAGCCAGTTGAAGCTGCGATGCCAGCTTTATTTAGATCCCAAAGCATAGCTTCGCCTTCAACACCTTTTATAGAAGCCAAAATGGTATTTGGC
The Campylobacter concisus genome window above contains:
- a CDS encoding iron-sulfur cluster assembly scaffold protein NifU — encoded protein: MAKNNLIGGSIWDEYSKVVQDRMNNPKFMGEITEEDAKKANAKLIVADFGAESCGDAVRLYWLVDEKTDKIIDAKFKSFGCGTAIASSDTMAELCIGKTVDEAVKITNLDVEKAMRDNPETPAVPPQKMHCSVMAYDVIKAAAASYKGIDPEHFEDEIIVCECARVSLGTIKEVIRLNDLHTVEEITQYTKAGAFCKSCVKPGGHEKREYYLVDILRDTRAEMEREKIEAQANAQANHTLGDITFENMTMVGQLKAVESVIDKEIRPMLEMDGGNLEILDIRNDNGENTDIYIRYLGACSGCASGSTGTLYAIENVLQESLSPKIRVMPI